The Tenrec ecaudatus isolate mTenEca1 chromosome 8, mTenEca1.hap1, whole genome shotgun sequence DNA window cattttaaaaatcatctccCTTAATAATCACTTATTGAAACTTTGTATATTAAAGGTTAATGAATAAAGTAATGTGCTTTTGCCTTTCTACTTTGAAACATCTGATTAATCTAATAGCCTGAATAATGTGTCTTGCATTTCATCTTGGTATCTGATATTTATTTCTGTGAGCTCATGGATAAAACTGTCAATTAAGATtcatgtttcatttatttatgtaaTTCAATTTCTCCCCAATGGGATGCAACCTTTCATTCCTATTACATGGGACATAATATTGATATGCATTCTCagattgtttatttttcttacaGTTTGAAAAGTAATTTCTTTATCAAAAATTGTCTTTTGCACTGTTTCAACAGTTTGACTTCTTTCTGAGATATTTATTTTAGATCTTAAATCAATCCTTTCTCCCGCCTCTTTTCTCACATAATACTGTCTTTTATTCAACAAATTCTATCTAATCTGAGAAAGgctccttggtggcatagtgcttatatATTGGGGTGCTAACTACCATGTtaacagttcaacaccaccagccactccacgggataAAGACTCAGCTTTCCAAACCAGTACAGAGTTattatctcagaaactcacaggagcagttctgtcctctACTATATAGGATTGCTATAAGTTGgtgttgattcaatggcagtgagtttgttttttatgtgttttgtttgtttctttgtttatatCATCTCAGATGATTTCTCAAAAATacctttaattttattatttcatatcataTAATATTTGCTTAACTATTTATGTCTCCATGTTTTCTTTATGGCCTGTAGTGTGAATTATGtttctttcaatttttcttaatcattaattTTCAGAAtcagctatttaaaaaaatattaggcCACATCTTCCATTGTTCATCTTACCTCTTAATTGTCTTTTAATGTAGCAGGAGGAATGACAGACTTGGTGCATTCTATTCAAACATTAAaaatttttcctctgttttatctAATAAACATGGTTAGGAGTatatttgtcttccaaattttctagatattatttttcttcttgggTTGCAAAATCTTATGTCTGAAGCTCCAGGAGGGTTTTCTTCTATATCCCTCTCCCTGCCTAAGAAACAAGCTTCCTACTAACATCTGCTGAAACTCCTAGGTGAAATTTCCTTTACTAGATTATTGGATACATAAAATTCCCATATGTCCACATGAATGCAAACTTCAAACACACATTACAGGATTTTTCCTGCCATGTATATTATATGATATGCCAATGAAATATGTAACAAACTGGATTTTCCAAAATTAGCTACTATTCATTTTTACTGATTTAATCCTTACTCTAGTACTTTTGAAGGCCTGTGACTCTAACGTCAGTGTGCCACCAAAAGCCTCACTCTCTGCATACGTCATGCAGTTTCATTTTTGAAGATCAGACTCTTTCTTTAGCTGctgaaataaaagtaaaaatggTGTGGAGGAAGACGGAACGATCACGTAGAGAAATGGCAGGAAACAGAGAATTTCTCTCGAGCTGGCTTATGAAAAGCTACCCTGCAGTGGAGAGGAGAGTTCCAATTTGCCACCTTCTTCCCACTGTTGCTGTGTCGGTTCTGACACACAGGGACCTTGTCGAACAGAAAAGAACTGGCTgtttgggtttccgaggctgttgaTATTTGTAGGagcacagtctcatctttctattaTGTGGAAGCagatgggttcaaactactgaccttgtggttagcagcccctcacatggcccactatgccaccatggctcctttcaGAGGACTTCTGCTTTGATCAAGAGGGCAAAAAATGCATGAGAAAGGCAGGCACTTGTTAGTCAGAAAAATGACAGGGAAGAAGAGGTGATGAGTGGAGAGAAACTGACAGGAATCTTTAACCACAAAGAGGTGGAGCCAGGCTGTCTCACATACCTCTAGggcacaaaagaaaatgaaatgcagATAGGACACATTTCCTTCTGATcaatggaagagaccagagataATGAAAAGGTTGGGTGGGTAAAACTCCCCCTGCAATGACTGGGTAGCTCTGGATCTGAGACAAGGGCAGAGCTTTAAGTCTTGAGTGCTGGAAGGCACACACCTGAACAGAGGAGGAACAAGACAGAGGACCAGCCAATAGCGAACGACCCAGCAGAAAGCCAGCCTTGGGTGGGAAGCCCACCAATATAAGGTCAAccattccctgccccaccccacccccaggcctttTAGACTCCCTAAGGGCCATTGGACCTCTTTTCCAAAGTATCCCAGGTCAATAAACGCACTCTTTCTGTTCAGACTTTTTCTCTGACTCTTGTCTGAATTTTGTCCCTCTCCTGAAATCTTTCCTGCATGTTGGACAAGAACCCAGAGTGGAGACACCTGAAACTCTGAGCTTCCTCCTGGTACCAGGTTTTCTCATTAGTTTGGTTTAACTCATTATTATCTAGTGAGtgtggactcacagtgactccataaaTGAGAACAATGCTGATTGGTTAGGATTTCCCagactttaagaaagcagactgccagatATTCAGCCTGTGGAGCATCTGGTAGGttagaaccactaacctttcgtaAGTAGCATGTTGCTTAATTATGAGACACTACCCAAGAGATACTAACATTTGACTGTATAGATTCCTCATGAGCTGGAAAAGGGAGCCATCTACTATTAGTTCAATCAGCATAATAGTAGAAATCCCTTTCAGatgacaatctttttttttttttgcacacatCTCCaacagatttatttttttttttgaaaagcatGAATtgtgaggaaagaaaaaaaacatgaggCAGGGCAAAGTATGgaatagaaaataaatacaaatgtaAGCCGTTTTGCTAATTGCTTTATAACCACAAAGGAGTACAGAGGAGGTCCTGTACCAAACAACACAAAAAGGTTCAAAGGTGGAGGTGTTCCCTTAGCAAGGCTGAAGAGTCCAGTCTCTGGTATTTGGAATTTAGGCGGCAGTCCTTGGTTTTGGATGGATCACTGGGTGTGTGGGCACAATCCATGCTTTAACCAGATTTGAACAGAAGGATGGCCACTTGGCCCAGGTAGAAGTAAATGAAGTGCTTAGTTTCATGTGTCACATAACTACCAAAGTTTCTGCCCACAATGCAGTGCCAAGTGGGATTGTACTTCTTGTCAAACTCCTTCTTGATGTGGGCCGCAATGTCCTTCTCTATGTTGTATTTCTCCAGCGCCTGAGTCGCGCACTCCACCGAGTCCTGTTGCATCTCCTCCGACATGTCGGCATTTTTGATCACGGCCTTTCGGTCGCACATGGTTACCGTGAAGCGCGGACTAGCCGACTGCGacggtcctgggggagggggttagaGCGGCTCAAACACAGCGAGAGCCGTCGCTACCGAAGCCGTGGCGCATCTTCAGATGACAATCTTGCAGTGAGTTACTTTAGTCATATTTCAGAAGTCTTTCATTCTCATTATGcttttaataaattttatttttaaatgtaatttaaTATTATACTATTTGAGATTCTGGGAATATGTTGAACTTGACCTACATAGAAACCTTTCTGCTTACTGAACAGTAAAATGCAGGTTCAAGTTCATATATTTAACAATATTATCTGTACTTATATCCAAAGAAAAGAAACTGCCCAACTACCattcaaaaaaaaaagtaaacaaagaAAAAGCATCCAATTACAAAGGTAAAAACATAATGGACCAAAGAGTATTGCAGCATTGTAAATTGAGCATAGAATACTGGGTTGTATagctaaagaaagaaagaatatgcAATATTTTACACACATGAGACAGGATGTTAGAACTCAGAATTCTCAGTGAACTAGAGATTAGAAGTAATCTATCAATTAACATTGCTGTGTGGTTACGTGTCATCCAACCACCTCTGATTCGTAGCAGCCCATTGTAAAACAGAAGAAAGCACTTCTGGACTCCGTCTTAGCCTCATAGCCATGTTTATGATTGAGCCCATCGCAGTCCCTGTGTCAATATCTCCTTTCCATTCTCTTTTGCTCATCTTGCACTTTACAAAGCACTATGTCCTTTTGCAAGAGGGTCTCTCCTGCAATATATATCATTCAACAGCATCACAGAGAttatcttctttggtcttccttattcattgggcaacttttacatgcataggaggtcACGGGAAATTCTGTGGCTCCTGGCAGGCCCaggttagtcctcagagtgacatccttgtgcttcaacactttaacgagatcttgtgcagcagatttgcaaaCCATTCTATTTACTGACTGCttatttcatgagcattgattttagatTCCCGTAACatgaatccttcacaacttcagtcttttctccatttatcatgatgttgtctattggtccagttgtgaggatgttgattttctttacattgagttgctgcagtccttgactttcatcagcaaAGGCTTCAAGCTCTCCTCACTTACCTCCCacaaggttgtatcatttacATATCATAACTTCTTTAAAAGTCTTTCGATCTTGATACTACTTTtttcatcatataatccagcttctcagagtaAGTGcctaagtatggtgacaggatgcGATGCTGGCATGCACCTGTTCTTGATTGCAAACCACTTAGTGTCCTCTTGTCTGTTCGAactactgcctcttggtccagtaTAAGCTCCACACGAGCAAAATGAAGTCATCTGGAATAGCCATACTTCCCAGTGCTATCCGCAGCTTCACATGCTTTGCACGATTGCCtttacacagtcaataaaacaccagtaaacatgtttctgctattctctgctacCAGTCAAGATCCACTTGATGTCGGCCATTATATCCCTTTGGCCAAGTCCTCTATAGAATCTATGAGCATATACACCAACAAACTAATTTGTCTCAGAAGCAGTGCATGAAGTTTATAAATGAGgaaacaaacaatgacaaagacacacaaataattatatttaaaCTATCAAACGTGAAAGTTCAAAGTGCTAAGTCTGTGTTAGTACAGTTGCAAATACTAAATTTGTTCCATTTTTGTTAGGAGCTTCTAAGTCAGTTTGTcattatagcaaccctatgctctACCAAGATGAAATTATAATTTCCAAGGTGAGAAATCAATACAAATATTGGTTGTGGGCTTATTAAGTCCATGGACTTTCCTCTACCTATGACAATGCTGTCTATTGgctcagttgtaaggattttattttgtttttgctttgctttcacattgagttttaatccacagtgaaggctgcaatcctagcACTTCatcacaagtgcttcaagtcctcaccactttcagcaagcaaggttgtgtctgtcAGCCACATGTTGCTGGCTGTTAACAAACCTTCCTCCATCCCTGGTAGTCCATTTTACTTGAATATATATACAATGCTTatgaaagcagtagtcaagaaatcaaatgacattgcattgggcaaatcagctgcacaagaacTATTTAAAGTTTgaacaagaatgtcactttgaagaataaggtgtgcctgaccaaggTATTTGCAATTACCTAATTTGCATGAAAAAAGACTGTAGAAGGCCtggtgcattttaattatgggttagaaaagaatggggaaaatactgtggactgccagagcaacaagcaaatctgtcgtggaagaagtacggACGGTGAGACTCTGCCTTGCATACACTGGACAAGTTatctggagagatcagtcccaAGAAAAGACTATTTATGCTTCTTAAAGTTGAGGGTCAGCAAAACGGGGGGAGCTTATCAAGGAGACAGACTGACAGAAACATACCAatgacggtgaggatggcacagaacctgggaattttgttctgttgtacactctgtcactatgagtcagagccagctgGACGACACCTAGCCACAACATGATGTTTTTAAACATATACATGTCTGTTTTGTtgatgtaaataaatatatatgtcaaCTGTTTCTCACAGTACTCCTGCTTATCAGCTGAGTGCTATAAAATTTATTACAATGaccgcacagaactcacagacaatgaacTCGCTGACAATTATGAGCTTTATTGGAGAAGTTAGCAGATTGCAATTTAGTGAGCCATGCTGAGCGTAAACACTTGTTCAGCTAGAACATTCTGTTATGTTTGGGGCCAGCCTCTTCCTAGCTCTAGGCTTTGTCCTTGCTTCTGCCCTGTTTCAATCTGTGGTTAGTCTATAAATGAAAGATGCATTTCTCAAAGATCTCTTACAATTCTACTATACCATACCAAAGTCCTGAGAAGTGACCGGCCGCAATTTGAGTGCTGAACCAACGGAGTTTCTCCTGAATCTTGTGTTACCACATGTAATTACTTGGAAACACCTTTCCAATACATCCACCATACGTTTGTGTTAGAATATTTGTTAGCATTTTTACTATGAATATCTAAAAGTAACCCCCCAAATTCCAAAGTACAATGTGTACACATGGGCAAAGATTCTCAACAGGAGATGGCCCTTGTAAATTTTCTGTTAAATGTTCAGGGTGGGGATGTCTGGCCTGTGGGGTGGCTGTGTAAGACCCATGAACTCATTGATTTCAGCTAACACCAcaggcctcaccaaagagaagtccttgcagccatcacattaggataatttaattaaatgtttaacTAGAatggcctgtgaaaatataaatattCAAATGTCCCTTATTAGAAAAATAAAGGTTCCCCACCCTTAGAACAATAACAGGACCCAGGTGAGATAAAGCATGACACTAAAGATATTTGGGTTAATGATAGGGAGTCCAGAATTTCACATTAACCGTGCAATGTGAAAACTTGGTGCAGTCCCACTATGTCTGATTTTTGTGTACACGCTTCTGTTGGGCACTAAGAGCTCCAGGTTGCCTgaggtggagaccactgccagagaGCCCCTACTGATGGGACAATGATGGCACTTTCCACTCCTGAAAGACttgttgtttggtgtcattgagtcagttctcacGCATAACCACTTTATGCACCACAGAACGGAATACGACCTGGTGCttcgccatcctcaaaattgttctcagGCCTGAGCAAATTGTTGCAGcgaccatgtccatccatccccttGAAGTCCTTCCTCTCTACCTCTGCCCCTCTACCACAcaagacatccttctccaggtactgatgTTCCCtgagaacacgtccaaagtatgtaagactaagtctgGCCATTCTTGCCTCCAGGGAATACTGaccgtactccttccaagacagattggtttattctTTAGCAGTTCAGGGCACTGtcaatattgttctccagcacaattcaaatgcgacCATTCTTTcttggtcttccctattcaatgtccaacttccacaaacacatgaggaaattgaaaatatcatggtaggGCACACCCTATTCCTTAAactaacatgcttgcttttcaatactttaagagtttctgtgcagcagattaaccTAATGCAACATATCTTTccatttcttgactgatgcttctgtgagcactgattgtggagacatgcaagatgaaatctttgacaacttcttcccttctccatttatcacagtgttacctattggtccagttctgaggattttggtctgcTTTACATTGACTTGAAATCACTATGAAGCAtgaaatcctttatcttcatcagcaagtgcttcaagtgtccctcactttcagcaagccaggttttgACATCTGTGTATCACAGATGGTCAATAAGCCTTGCTCCAACCCTtatatcacattcttcttcatatcagccagcttctctgattattttctcagtatacagattgcatAAATAAGGTCAGAggatagaacacacacacacacacacacacacacacacacacacatcctgactttaaaccatgcggtattccctggttctgttcacacaactgcctccgtCCAACTTCCATGATTCTGACTTCTTCCCATTCCTCTCTGCCTTCTAATCTGTATCTGTCCATACACAGAGTCTTGGTA harbors:
- the LOC142455295 gene encoding dynein light chain 1, cytoplasmic, with protein sequence MCDRKAVIKNADMSEEMQQDSVECATQALEKYNIEKDIAAHIKKEFDKKYNPTWHCIVGRNFGSYVTHETKHFIYFYLGQVAILLFKSG